A section of the Gloeobacter violaceus PCC 7421 genome encodes:
- the rseP gene encoding RIP metalloprotease RseP, with protein MFVLAAILVLGVLIVVHELGHFLAARLQGIHVNRFSIGFGPVLLRYQGPQTEYALRALPLGGYVGFPDDDPDSKIPADDPDLLKNRPILDRAIVISAGVIANIVFAYMIMVGVIFFAGVPEAKEQPGILVQQVAKEVSSAAAQAGIKAGDVVLAVDGKALAGNTAGVDQLRRAIESHAGRPLTFAVERDKERRTVQIVPDANGKIGVSLVPNQTVERRPARDLGEVFQQGSEGFGRIIGLTVENFRMLFTGRAGLNEVAGPVGIVAMTANLAESDINNLFFLAALISVNLAVINILPLPALDGGHLAFLLIEAIRGGKPLPNNIQEKVMQTGLVVLLGLALLLIFKDSLTLLRNGGSMLP; from the coding sequence ATGTTTGTCCTGGCGGCGATTCTGGTCCTGGGCGTCTTAATTGTGGTCCACGAACTCGGACATTTTCTGGCCGCCCGGCTGCAGGGCATCCACGTCAACCGCTTCTCGATCGGCTTCGGCCCGGTGCTGCTGCGCTACCAGGGACCCCAGACCGAGTACGCCCTGCGCGCGCTGCCCCTGGGCGGCTACGTCGGCTTTCCCGACGACGACCCGGACAGCAAAATCCCCGCCGACGACCCGGACCTGCTCAAGAATCGCCCCATCCTCGATCGGGCGATCGTAATCAGCGCCGGGGTGATCGCCAACATCGTCTTCGCCTACATGATCATGGTCGGGGTGATCTTCTTTGCCGGGGTGCCCGAGGCCAAGGAGCAGCCCGGCATCCTCGTGCAGCAGGTGGCCAAAGAAGTCAGCTCCGCCGCCGCCCAGGCCGGGATCAAAGCCGGCGACGTCGTGCTTGCCGTCGACGGCAAGGCGCTTGCCGGCAACACCGCGGGCGTCGACCAGTTGCGCCGGGCCATCGAATCCCACGCCGGCCGGCCCCTGACTTTTGCCGTCGAGCGCGACAAAGAGCGGCGCACTGTGCAGATTGTCCCTGATGCCAACGGCAAGATCGGCGTGAGCCTGGTACCCAACCAGACCGTCGAGCGTCGCCCCGCCCGCGACCTGGGCGAAGTCTTCCAGCAGGGCTCCGAAGGATTTGGACGCATCATTGGCCTTACCGTCGAGAACTTCCGGATGCTCTTTACCGGGCGGGCGGGCCTCAACGAGGTGGCTGGTCCCGTGGGCATCGTCGCCATGACCGCCAACCTGGCCGAGAGCGACATCAACAATCTGTTCTTCCTGGCGGCGCTCATCTCGGTCAACCTGGCCGTGATCAACATCCTGCCCCTGCCCGCCCTCGACGGCGGCCACCTCGCTTTTTTGCTCATCGAGGCGATTCGCGGCGGCAAACCGCTCCCCAACAACATCCAGGAAAAAGTGATGCAGACGGGGCTGGTGGTCCTGTTGGGCCTGGCAC
- a CDS encoding 4a-hydroxytetrahydrobiopterin dehydratase: MNKMTPEEIETALKPIADWQLSEADGATAIERVFRFDDFVQAIAFVNKVAERAETAGHHPDIHIHYNRVRLVLSTHDAGGVTSKDLEMAAAL, from the coding sequence ATGAACAAGATGACTCCCGAAGAAATCGAGACGGCCCTCAAGCCGATTGCAGACTGGCAATTGAGCGAAGCGGACGGGGCAACCGCCATCGAGCGGGTCTTTCGCTTCGACGATTTTGTGCAGGCGATCGCCTTCGTGAACAAAGTGGCCGAGCGGGCCGAGACCGCCGGACACCACCCGGACATTCATATCCACTACAACCGTGTGCGGCTGGTGCTGAGCACCCACGACGCAGGCGGAGTGACCTCCAAAGACCTCGAGATGGCGGCGGCCCTCTAG
- the glyS gene encoding glycine--tRNA ligase subunit beta, translating to MATFLLEIGTEELPASFVPGALAQLEARVRSALAEAQITAETLKLFGTPRRLAVLAEGLPERQPDREEELKGPPARVAFDAGGRPTAQAEGFARKAGVAVGELSVRATEKGEVVFAVRRIEGRPVTQLLAEQIPEWITGLEGPRLMRWADGDLRFSRPIRWLVALVDSEVLPVEMAGVSAGRTSRGHRVLHPEPIELATAADYPAALTAAFVLADPEVRRERIRTGIAAVAEQLGAEAAVPAALLEEVNFLVEWPTAVAGQFESEFLSLPAPVIKTEMITHQRYFPLHQPGDPEALIPRFITVSNGDPRYSELIARGNGRVIRARLADGRFFFEEDRKQPLEKFLGKLQSVTFQESLGSVAERVERLEAIALWLCGHLGLGGEQTRLVARTAHLCKADLATQMVYEFPELQGLVGRDYARLDGEEPLVCAGIAEHYQPRNVEDDLPASLTGQVVGIADRLETLVGIFGLGMLPSGSSDPFALRRAALTVVRIGWDTDFELDLVEALGFTVELFVSRQLLKQPADTLLEQLCDWFAQRLYGLLVERDGLDYDLVLAVLGAVDTGYTRRALANLRALKLRLDTLVAARKSGLLAQIYETAVRVARLAGKAGIGDLTLEHFDAQLVADPAEAALREAVQKFAATAEAAEAQEDYPALLGALGELAPQVSCFFDAVMVMVPDETLRTNRLRLLAVIDNNARRCFDVTQVVMAGGQSDNDPIHPKVRHG from the coding sequence ATGGCCACGTTTCTGCTTGAAATCGGCACCGAGGAATTGCCCGCGAGCTTTGTGCCCGGCGCCCTGGCCCAACTGGAGGCGCGGGTGCGTTCCGCTTTGGCGGAAGCGCAGATCACAGCGGAAACATTGAAGTTATTTGGTACCCCCCGGCGACTGGCGGTGCTCGCCGAGGGGTTGCCCGAGCGCCAGCCCGACCGCGAAGAAGAACTCAAAGGCCCCCCCGCCCGGGTAGCCTTCGATGCCGGGGGCCGCCCCACTGCGCAGGCGGAAGGTTTCGCGCGCAAAGCCGGCGTGGCGGTGGGCGAGCTGAGCGTGCGCGCCACCGAGAAGGGTGAAGTCGTCTTCGCCGTGCGCCGCATCGAGGGCCGACCGGTGACCCAGCTGCTCGCCGAGCAGATCCCCGAGTGGATAACCGGCCTCGAAGGGCCGCGGCTGATGCGGTGGGCCGACGGCGACTTGCGCTTCAGCCGCCCGATTCGCTGGCTGGTGGCCCTGGTGGATAGTGAAGTGCTGCCGGTGGAAATGGCCGGGGTGAGCGCGGGGCGCACCAGCCGCGGCCACCGGGTGCTCCATCCCGAACCGATCGAACTGGCCACCGCCGCCGACTACCCGGCGGCCCTCACAGCGGCCTTTGTGCTCGCCGACCCCGAGGTGCGGCGCGAGCGCATCCGCACCGGCATCGCGGCGGTGGCGGAGCAACTGGGGGCGGAGGCGGCGGTACCGGCGGCCCTGCTGGAGGAAGTCAATTTTCTGGTGGAGTGGCCGACGGCGGTGGCGGGGCAGTTCGAGAGCGAATTTTTGAGCCTGCCCGCTCCGGTGATCAAAACCGAGATGATCACCCACCAGCGCTACTTTCCCCTGCACCAACCGGGCGATCCCGAAGCCTTGATTCCCCGCTTCATCACCGTGAGCAACGGCGACCCGCGCTACAGCGAACTGATTGCCCGGGGCAACGGCCGGGTGATCCGCGCCCGCCTCGCCGACGGCCGCTTCTTCTTTGAAGAGGACCGCAAACAGCCTTTGGAGAAGTTCCTCGGTAAACTGCAATCGGTCACCTTTCAGGAGAGCCTCGGTTCGGTGGCCGAGCGCGTCGAGCGCCTCGAAGCGATCGCCCTCTGGCTGTGCGGGCATCTGGGCCTGGGGGGCGAGCAGACCCGGCTGGTGGCGCGCACCGCCCACCTGTGCAAAGCGGACCTGGCCACCCAGATGGTCTACGAATTTCCCGAACTGCAGGGACTGGTGGGGCGCGACTACGCCCGCCTCGACGGCGAGGAGCCGCTGGTCTGTGCAGGCATCGCCGAGCACTACCAGCCGCGCAACGTCGAGGACGACCTGCCTGCGAGCCTGACCGGACAGGTAGTCGGGATCGCCGATCGCCTGGAGACGCTGGTGGGCATCTTCGGCCTGGGGATGCTCCCGAGCGGCTCCTCCGACCCGTTCGCCCTGCGCCGCGCCGCCCTCACGGTGGTGCGCATCGGCTGGGACACCGACTTTGAGCTGGATCTCGTGGAAGCCCTCGGCTTCACCGTTGAACTATTCGTCTCCCGACAACTGCTCAAGCAACCCGCCGATACCCTCCTCGAGCAGCTGTGCGACTGGTTCGCCCAGAGGCTCTACGGCCTGCTCGTCGAGCGCGACGGCCTCGATTACGATCTGGTGCTCGCCGTGCTGGGAGCCGTGGATACCGGCTACACCCGCCGCGCCCTGGCCAACCTGCGCGCCCTGAAGTTGCGGCTCGACACGCTGGTGGCCGCCCGCAAAAGCGGGCTGCTTGCGCAGATTTACGAGACTGCCGTGCGCGTCGCCCGCCTGGCGGGTAAGGCCGGGATTGGCGATCTCACCCTCGAACACTTCGATGCGCAGCTGGTGGCCGACCCGGCAGAAGCAGCGCTGCGCGAGGCGGTCCAAAAGTTTGCCGCCACCGCCGAGGCCGCCGAGGCCCAAGAGGATTATCCCGCCCTGCTGGGTGCCCTCGGTGAACTCGCCCCCCAGGTCAGCTGCTTTTTTGATGCCGTGATGGTGATGGTGCCCGACGAAACCTTGCGCACCAACCGCCTGCGGCTGCTCGCGGTCATCGACAACAACGCTCGCCGCTGCTTTGATGTCACCCAGGTCGTCATGGCCGGCGGCCAGAGCGATAATGATCCCATTCACCCCAAGGTGCGCCATGGCTGA
- a CDS encoding 2Fe-2S iron-sulfur cluster-binding protein: MAEQSPIRVHFLPDNLSVTAQSGELLLECAERAGVRIPTGCLMGSCHACEVEIDGQGPVCSCITPVRGSGEITVQLYSDPLW; this comes from the coding sequence ATGGCTGAGCAATCCCCGATCCGGGTGCACTTTCTGCCCGATAACCTGAGTGTGACCGCCCAGAGCGGCGAACTGTTGCTCGAATGTGCCGAGCGCGCCGGCGTGCGCATTCCGACCGGTTGCCTGATGGGATCGTGCCATGCTTGCGAAGTCGAAATCGACGGCCAGGGTCCAGTGTGCTCCTGCATCACCCCCGTGCGGGGCAGCGGCGAAATCACTGTACAACTCTATAGCGATCCGCTCTGGTAA
- a CDS encoding AAA family ATPase: MDFAAELDLLIRARYPLLYIVSTEEERAEQAIARASGRTVYCWDFVEGYQHEGVDAGFARSNPLAALEFVEKVRPDAQAVFVLRDFHRFLEDIAIGRKLRNLARRLRAQPKTVIFLAPRLVVPADLAEEVTVLEFPLPTGKEIDREIELLLGSRAPVQGFQREELVKACQGLSLNRVRQVVGKAIARSGSLDSSDLELILEEKKQKIRQTQILEFYPATESITDIGGLDQLKEWLMRRGAAFSDQARRYGLPHPRGLLLVGVQGTGKSLTARAIAHHWHLPLLRLDVGRLFAGLVGESEARTRQMIQLAEALAPCVLFADEIDKTFGNPTGGDAGTASRVFATFLTWMAEKTSPVFVVATANDVHRLPPELLRKGRFDEVFFVNLPSQAERQEIFQVHLGKLRPHNLRAYDIDRLAYETPDFSGAEIEQIIVEAMHTGFSQSRDFTTDDILQAITQIVPLARTAQEQIEALQQWAAAGKARMASRQPGILNSLQRRLESSEE, from the coding sequence ATGGACTTTGCCGCCGAACTGGACTTGCTGATTCGCGCCCGCTACCCGCTGCTGTATATTGTCTCGACCGAAGAAGAGCGCGCCGAGCAGGCGATTGCCCGGGCGAGCGGCCGGACCGTCTACTGCTGGGACTTTGTGGAAGGCTACCAGCACGAGGGCGTCGATGCCGGTTTTGCCCGTTCCAATCCGCTGGCGGCCCTCGAATTTGTCGAGAAAGTGCGGCCCGATGCCCAGGCGGTCTTCGTGCTGCGCGATTTTCACCGCTTTCTCGAAGACATCGCCATCGGCCGCAAATTGCGCAATCTGGCCCGCCGCCTGCGCGCCCAGCCCAAGACGGTGATCTTCTTGGCGCCGCGCCTTGTGGTTCCGGCGGATCTGGCCGAGGAGGTGACGGTGCTCGAATTTCCGCTGCCCACCGGCAAAGAAATCGACCGCGAAATCGAGCTGCTGCTGGGTAGCCGGGCGCCCGTCCAGGGGTTTCAGCGCGAGGAGCTGGTCAAGGCCTGTCAGGGGCTCTCCCTCAACCGGGTGCGCCAGGTGGTGGGCAAAGCGATTGCCCGCTCGGGTTCGCTCGACAGTTCGGACCTCGAACTGATTCTCGAAGAGAAAAAACAAAAAATTCGCCAGACCCAGATTCTGGAGTTCTACCCGGCCACCGAGTCGATCACCGACATCGGCGGCCTCGACCAGCTCAAAGAATGGCTGATGCGGCGCGGGGCGGCCTTCAGCGATCAGGCCCGCCGCTACGGGCTGCCGCACCCGCGCGGATTGCTGTTGGTCGGGGTGCAGGGCACCGGCAAATCGCTCACCGCCCGGGCGATCGCCCACCACTGGCATCTGCCCCTGCTCAGGCTCGATGTCGGGCGCCTTTTTGCGGGCCTGGTGGGCGAGTCGGAGGCGCGCACCCGCCAGATGATCCAGCTGGCCGAGGCCCTCGCCCCGTGTGTGCTCTTTGCCGATGAAATCGACAAAACCTTCGGCAATCCCACCGGCGGCGATGCCGGGACGGCCAGCCGCGTGTTTGCGACGTTTCTCACCTGGATGGCCGAGAAGACCTCGCCGGTCTTTGTGGTGGCCACCGCCAACGACGTGCATCGCCTGCCGCCGGAACTGCTGCGCAAGGGCCGCTTCGACGAGGTGTTCTTCGTCAATCTGCCTTCGCAGGCCGAGCGCCAGGAAATCTTTCAGGTGCACCTGGGCAAGCTGCGGCCCCACAATCTGCGCGCCTACGACATCGACCGCCTCGCCTACGAGACGCCGGATTTTAGTGGGGCTGAAATCGAGCAGATCATCGTCGAAGCAATGCACACGGGTTTTTCGCAAAGCCGCGACTTTACCACCGACGATATCCTGCAGGCGATCACCCAGATCGTGCCCCTGGCGCGCACCGCCCAGGAGCAGATCGAAGCGCTCCAGCAGTGGGCCGCCGCCGGTAAGGCGCGCATGGCTTCCCGCCAACCGGGGATTCTCAATTCACTGCAGCGTCGGTTAGAGTCATCTGAGGAGTAG
- a CDS encoding tetratricopeptide repeat protein, translating into MGLKALIDAEYHLDRAYARVRRGDWRAAAAEYESAHRCDPESIEALVNLGIACLHLDEPERAAAYFSEALSLEPTHPLALYNRSLARVRSGDREGALADLDGAIAARADFAAAYGNRGALHAGAGRLEAALADYDRAIRLSPKRAEFWSNRAAAHSACARPQQAIADASFAVRCDPRFAPARYNRGEARSALGDPAGAAADFTAAIALDSAYASAYLGRARCRLAMGEAAGRSDAVTAAKLFAALGEEAFAQVALALIEELPPASMA; encoded by the coding sequence ATGGGGCTCAAAGCGCTCATCGACGCCGAATACCACCTCGATCGCGCCTACGCCCGGGTGCGCCGGGGCGACTGGCGCGCGGCGGCGGCCGAGTACGAGTCCGCCCACCGCTGTGACCCCGAGAGTATCGAAGCCCTGGTCAACCTGGGGATCGCCTGTTTGCACCTGGATGAACCGGAACGGGCCGCTGCCTATTTTAGCGAGGCATTGAGTCTCGAACCGACCCACCCGCTGGCCCTCTACAACCGCAGCCTGGCGCGGGTGCGCAGCGGCGATCGCGAGGGAGCGCTCGCCGATCTGGATGGAGCCATCGCCGCCAGAGCCGATTTTGCTGCCGCCTACGGCAATCGCGGGGCGCTGCACGCCGGGGCGGGTCGCCTTGAGGCGGCGCTCGCCGATTACGATCGGGCCATTCGCCTCTCTCCAAAGCGCGCCGAATTCTGGAGCAACCGCGCCGCCGCACACTCGGCCTGCGCTCGCCCGCAGCAGGCCATTGCCGATGCCAGTTTTGCCGTGCGCTGCGATCCGCGCTTTGCCCCGGCCCGTTACAACCGCGGCGAAGCGCGCTCGGCTCTGGGCGACCCGGCCGGGGCCGCCGCCGATTTTACCGCCGCTATCGCCCTCGACTCCGCCTACGCAAGCGCTTACCTGGGTCGGGCGCGTTGCCGCCTGGCGATGGGCGAAGCGGCGGGCCGCTCCGACGCGGTGACGGCGGCGAAGCTGTTTGCCGCGCTCGGTGAGGAGGCGTTTGCCCAGGTGGCCCTGGCCCTTATCGAAGAACTGCCGCCCGCTTCGATGGCCTAG
- a CDS encoding SAM-dependent methyltransferase, with protein MQLRSKVALLGAVAALAALGTASTVSLAQTAAPEAGTQVKTEVKSPKRDPDVVYVPTPQEVVDQMLTVAKVGKDDVIYDLGSGDGRIVVTAAKQYGARGIGIDINPARIVEANENARKAGVTNQVRFLEQDLFETDLSEATVVTLYLLPDLNVKLRPRLFSQLKPGTRVVSHAFDMGSWKPDRVLKVKDSTVYYWVIPEKVPENLR; from the coding sequence ATGCAGCTTCGATCCAAAGTCGCCCTGCTGGGTGCCGTGGCGGCCCTCGCCGCCCTAGGCACCGCGAGCACCGTTTCGCTGGCCCAGACTGCCGCCCCCGAGGCCGGCACCCAGGTCAAGACCGAAGTCAAATCCCCCAAGCGCGATCCCGACGTGGTCTACGTGCCCACCCCCCAGGAGGTGGTCGACCAGATGCTCACAGTCGCCAAAGTCGGCAAGGACGATGTGATCTACGACCTCGGCAGCGGCGACGGGCGCATCGTGGTCACCGCCGCCAAGCAGTACGGCGCGCGCGGCATCGGCATCGACATCAACCCGGCGCGCATCGTCGAAGCCAATGAGAACGCCCGTAAAGCCGGGGTCACCAACCAGGTGCGTTTTCTCGAACAAGATCTCTTCGAGACCGACCTCAGCGAAGCGACCGTCGTAACGCTCTATTTGCTGCCGGATCTCAACGTCAAGCTCCGTCCGCGGCTTTTTAGTCAGCTCAAGCCCGGCACCCGCGTCGTCTCCCACGCCTTCGACATGGGCTCCTGGAAACCCGACCGTGTGCTCAAGGTCAAAGATTCGACCGTCTACTACTGGGTGATCCCCGAGAAAGTCCCGGAAAACTTGCGCTAG
- a CDS encoding APC family permease, producing the protein MKAVADRVGSPRPTLGLTDAVALIVGIVVGAGIFETPALVAANTGGPLWTLLAWLLGGGISLIGALCYAELTTAYPHAGGNYYYLLRAFGRDLAFLYAWARLAVVQTGSIALLAFVSGDYASQLWRLGEYSPSIYAALVIALFTALNIAGIRQGARTQNLLAVATVLGLAAVIVGGLLAPAPAQPLAAPAPASTNFGLAMVFVLLTYGGWNEAAYISAELRSVKRNMVRALLVSIGIITALYLLANVAFIHALGTAGMAGSQAVAADLMRRVAGAPGAAFISALIVVCALSSANASIITGGRTNYALGQDFTLFRFLGRWRTGTETPANALAVQGVIALGLVVLGTATRGGFKTMVEYTAPVFWLFFLLTGAALLVLRSRDPQIERPFRVPLYPLTPLLFCLICGYMLQASLAYTGTGALVGVAVLLVGLPLLWIARRTRTDS; encoded by the coding sequence ATGAAGGCAGTAGCGGATCGGGTCGGCTCCCCGAGGCCAACGCTGGGACTGACCGACGCGGTGGCGCTCATCGTGGGCATCGTCGTCGGGGCCGGCATCTTTGAGACCCCCGCGCTGGTGGCCGCCAACACCGGCGGGCCCCTCTGGACGCTGCTGGCCTGGCTGTTGGGGGGCGGCATTTCGCTGATTGGGGCGCTGTGCTACGCCGAATTGACCACGGCCTATCCCCACGCGGGCGGCAATTATTACTACTTGCTGCGCGCCTTCGGCCGGGATCTGGCCTTTTTGTACGCCTGGGCGCGGCTCGCGGTCGTGCAGACCGGTTCGATTGCGCTGCTGGCCTTTGTGAGCGGCGATTACGCTTCGCAGCTGTGGCGCCTGGGAGAGTACTCTCCGTCGATTTACGCCGCCCTGGTTATTGCCCTGTTCACCGCCCTCAACATTGCCGGCATCCGCCAGGGCGCCCGGACCCAGAACCTGCTTGCCGTCGCCACCGTGCTGGGCCTCGCCGCCGTTATCGTCGGGGGGCTGCTCGCCCCGGCCCCGGCCCAGCCGCTGGCGGCCCCCGCCCCCGCTTCCACAAATTTCGGCCTCGCGATGGTCTTCGTACTGCTCACCTACGGCGGCTGGAACGAAGCGGCCTATATCTCGGCGGAACTGCGCTCGGTAAAGCGCAACATGGTGCGCGCCCTGCTTGTGAGCATCGGGATCATCACAGCACTCTACCTGCTGGCCAATGTCGCCTTTATCCATGCTTTGGGAACGGCGGGAATGGCCGGATCTCAGGCGGTGGCCGCCGATTTGATGCGGCGGGTGGCGGGGGCGCCGGGGGCGGCGTTTATCAGCGCCCTCATCGTCGTCTGCGCCCTCAGCTCCGCCAACGCCTCGATCATCACGGGGGGGCGCACCAACTACGCCCTCGGGCAGGACTTTACACTGTTCCGCTTTTTGGGCCGCTGGCGGACAGGCACCGAGACGCCCGCCAACGCCCTGGCGGTGCAGGGGGTGATTGCCCTCGGGCTGGTGGTGCTCGGCACCGCCACCCGGGGCGGCTTCAAGACGATGGTCGAATACACCGCTCCGGTGTTCTGGCTGTTTTTCCTGCTCACGGGCGCGGCGCTTTTGGTGTTGCGCTCGCGCGACCCGCAGATAGAGCGGCCCTTCCGGGTGCCCCTCTATCCGCTCACACCGCTGTTGTTTTGTCTTATCTGCGGCTATATGCTCCAGGCGAGCCTCGCCTACACAGGCACCGGCGCCCTGGTGGGGGTGGCGGTGCTGTTGGTGGGCCTGCCGCTGCTGTGGATAGCCCGGCGCACGCGTACCGATTCTTGA
- a CDS encoding GAF domain-containing protein — MAAPLAPDEPQRLEALERYRVLDTPAEAVFDDIVEIAARQCHMPISLISLIDRDRQWFKARVGVEVQQTPRELAFCTHAILQRETFIVPDARIDERFSTNPLVIHSPQVRFYAGTPLVTPDNRALGTLCVLDYQPREFPPDQQDRLWHLNRQVMMYLELRRKLLALQQTIRTSLDTATRRQIDSDIYLLQSLTEAIQEAHDFHGALQRLLQFLCKATGWPIATASTPSPDESVLEASPAYYADEEQLAHLQKLRGHKSAPGIDPMELERFRGLGERLLFRPGEGLQGRIWLSRQPEKWPSQTSLRSPIIEMHEKVAHAAGLKTGLGVPLIVEEQVLAVLVFFSWEAQMPIEPLLRLMTTVTQLQVQPTTTVAAAPVL; from the coding sequence ATGGCTGCTCCCCTTGCTCCCGACGAGCCCCAACGCCTGGAGGCGCTCGAACGCTACCGGGTGCTCGATACCCCGGCGGAGGCCGTCTTTGACGACATCGTCGAAATTGCCGCGCGCCAGTGCCATATGCCGATTTCACTCATTTCGCTTATCGACCGCGATCGCCAGTGGTTCAAAGCCCGGGTGGGTGTCGAAGTGCAGCAGACGCCGCGTGAACTGGCCTTCTGTACCCACGCCATCTTGCAGCGCGAGACGTTCATCGTGCCCGACGCCCGCATCGACGAGCGCTTCTCCACCAATCCCCTGGTGATCCATTCGCCCCAGGTGCGCTTTTACGCCGGTACGCCGCTGGTAACCCCCGACAATCGGGCTCTCGGCACGCTGTGCGTCCTGGACTACCAGCCGCGGGAGTTTCCGCCCGACCAGCAAGACCGGCTCTGGCACCTCAACCGGCAGGTGATGATGTACCTGGAATTGCGCCGCAAGTTGCTGGCGTTGCAACAAACTATCCGCACCAGCCTGGACACGGCGACCCGTCGGCAAATCGACAGCGACATCTACCTGTTGCAAAGCCTGACCGAGGCTATTCAGGAAGCCCACGATTTTCATGGCGCCCTGCAACGGCTTTTGCAGTTTCTTTGCAAGGCGACGGGCTGGCCCATCGCCACCGCCTCGACCCCCAGCCCGGACGAGAGCGTTCTGGAAGCGAGCCCCGCCTATTACGCCGATGAAGAGCAACTGGCACACCTGCAAAAGTTGCGCGGCCACAAGAGCGCTCCCGGCATCGACCCGATGGAACTCGAACGCTTCCGAGGTTTAGGAGAGCGGTTGCTGTTCCGCCCGGGCGAAGGTTTGCAAGGGCGCATCTGGCTGAGCAGGCAACCGGAGAAATGGCCCTCCCAGACTTCGCTGCGCTCCCCCATCATCGAGATGCACGAGAAGGTGGCCCATGCCGCCGGACTCAAAACCGGGCTCGGCGTTCCTCTGATTGTCGAAGAACAGGTGCTGGCGGTACTGGTCTTCTTCAGTTGGGAAGCCCAGATGCCGATCGAACCGCTGCTGCGCCTGATGACCACCGTCACCCAACTGCAGGTGCAGCCGACGACGACGGTGGCGGCTGCACCGGTCCTCTAG
- a CDS encoding Sll0314/Alr1548 family TPR repeat-containing protein has product MHRTSRWTQCKRVIGAGSLALALAVWAPAALAADPFRTGSEARPIGPALQMAFEDFFKNGNYLNAGEKLDVAQRQNPDEPLVYGLQAAIAYQNGQVDRLLALAQKTREVAQAMNGKDPARSHLYLGIAQGLEISTFYLKDGILALPRMLTYVPAMFGEFKTAREKSPDDPEINLFVGYIDTLLTKHDEAIKEFRKAAPNYLSYRGQALAWRDKKNYEEALAMVDQALAAAPTNPDLSYLKGQILALYSKPAEAVAHFDRAIYQGNQLPESTRKQILRERDAQARLAGDLYTPLPSVTVTPQP; this is encoded by the coding sequence ATGCACCGCACATCCCGATGGACGCAGTGCAAACGGGTAATTGGGGCAGGGAGCCTCGCTCTGGCCCTCGCGGTCTGGGCGCCCGCAGCCCTGGCGGCCGACCCGTTTCGCACCGGCAGCGAGGCACGGCCGATCGGTCCGGCGCTGCAGATGGCCTTCGAGGACTTTTTCAAAAACGGCAACTACCTGAACGCCGGGGAAAAGCTCGACGTGGCCCAACGCCAGAATCCCGACGAACCGCTGGTCTACGGCCTGCAGGCAGCGATTGCCTACCAGAACGGCCAGGTGGACCGGCTGTTGGCGCTCGCCCAGAAGACCCGCGAGGTGGCCCAGGCGATGAACGGCAAAGATCCAGCCCGCTCCCATCTGTATCTGGGGATCGCCCAGGGCTTGGAGATCTCGACTTTCTACCTCAAAGACGGCATCCTGGCGCTGCCGCGCATGCTTACCTACGTGCCCGCGATGTTCGGCGAATTCAAGACGGCGCGCGAAAAGTCCCCGGACGACCCGGAGATCAATTTGTTCGTAGGCTATATCGACACGCTTTTGACCAAGCACGACGAAGCGATCAAAGAATTTCGCAAAGCCGCCCCGAATTATCTGTCTTACCGGGGTCAGGCGCTCGCCTGGCGCGACAAGAAAAACTACGAAGAGGCGTTGGCGATGGTCGATCAGGCCCTTGCCGCCGCCCCCACCAACCCGGATCTGTCCTATCTCAAAGGCCAGATCCTGGCGCTTTACAGCAAACCGGCCGAGGCGGTTGCCCACTTCGATCGGGCGATTTACCAGGGCAACCAGCTCCCCGAGAGCACCCGCAAGCAGATCCTGCGCGAGCGCGACGCCCAGGCGCGGCTGGCGGGGGATCTCTATACTCCTTTGCCCTCCGTGACTGTTACACCGCAACCTTGA